From the genome of Hymenobacter sp. PAMC 26628, one region includes:
- a CDS encoding acyl-CoA dehydrogenase family protein, whose amino-acid sequence MSSIADVLAPEAKAHTAQGGSTNANGFTDYFDLDGLLTEEHILVRQSIRDFVKKEISPSIEKWAQQAHFPSEIVRKFGDVGAFGPTIPTEYGGGGMDYISYGLIMQEIERGDSGMRSTASVQGSLVMFPIYQYGSEAQRRKFLPKLASGEWLGCFGLTEPDHGSNPGGMTTNIKDAGDHYVLNGAKLWISNSPECQVAVVWAKNEQGRIKGVIVERGMEGFTTPEIHNKWSLRASVTGELVFDNVKIPKENILPNIEGLRGPLSCLDSARFGIAWGAIGAAIDCYESALKYSLQREQFGKPIASFQLQQKKLAEMITEITKAQLLAWRLGVLKNEGKATSAQISMAKRNSVDMALHVAREARQIHGGMGITGEYPIMRHMMNLESVVTYEGTHDIHLLITGADITGIQAFK is encoded by the coding sequence ATGTCCTCCATCGCCGACGTCCTTGCCCCCGAAGCCAAAGCCCACACCGCCCAGGGTGGCAGCACCAACGCCAACGGCTTCACCGATTACTTCGACCTCGACGGCCTGCTCACCGAGGAGCACATCCTTGTGCGCCAGAGCATCCGCGACTTCGTGAAAAAGGAGATTTCGCCCAGCATCGAGAAGTGGGCCCAGCAGGCGCATTTCCCCTCCGAAATCGTGCGCAAGTTTGGCGACGTGGGGGCCTTTGGGCCCACCATCCCTACCGAGTACGGCGGCGGCGGCATGGACTACATCAGCTACGGCCTGATCATGCAAGAAATCGAGCGCGGCGACTCCGGCATGCGCTCCACGGCCTCGGTGCAGGGCTCGCTGGTGATGTTCCCCATCTACCAGTACGGCTCGGAGGCGCAGCGGCGCAAGTTCCTGCCCAAGCTGGCCAGCGGCGAGTGGCTGGGCTGCTTCGGCCTGACGGAGCCCGACCACGGCTCGAACCCCGGCGGCATGACCACCAACATCAAGGACGCCGGCGACCACTACGTGCTGAACGGTGCCAAGCTCTGGATTTCCAACTCGCCCGAGTGCCAGGTGGCCGTAGTCTGGGCCAAAAACGAGCAGGGCCGCATCAAGGGCGTCATCGTCGAGCGCGGCATGGAAGGCTTCACCACCCCCGAAATCCACAACAAGTGGAGCCTGCGCGCCAGCGTCACCGGCGAGCTGGTGTTCGACAACGTGAAGATTCCCAAGGAGAACATCCTGCCCAACATCGAAGGCCTCCGGGGCCCCCTCAGCTGCCTCGACTCGGCCCGCTTCGGCATCGCCTGGGGCGCCATCGGCGCGGCCATCGACTGCTACGAATCGGCCCTGAAGTACAGCCTCCAGCGCGAGCAGTTCGGCAAGCCCATCGCTAGCTTCCAGCTCCAGCAAAAGAAACTGGCCGAGATGATCACCGAAATCACCAAGGCCCAGCTCCTGGCCTGGCGCCTGGGCGTGCTCAAAAACGAAGGCAAGGCCACCAGCGCCCAAATCAGCATGGCCAAGCGCAACTCCGTGGACATGGCCCTGCACGTGGCCCGCGAGGCCCGCCAAATCCACGGTGGCATGGGCATCACCGGCGAGTACCCCATCATGCGCCACATGATGAACCTCGAATCCGTCGTGACTTATGAGGGTACGCACGACATCCACCTGCTCATCACCGGGGCGGATATTACGGGTATCCAGGCGTTTAAGTAG
- a CDS encoding HIRAN domain-containing protein, whose protein sequence is MKQATEPLVLLECLVAGTSHRRPEIDVVEPSLQIGQALLLTREPDSHYDDWAVQVHTHPTTHPANVWLGYLPEGHNETVARMLDAGFDIGARLNHKSWESDWLHLDIEVLMNR, encoded by the coding sequence ATGAAGCAGGCTACCGAACCCCTTGTGCTATTAGAGTGCCTCGTTGCGGGCACCTCGCACCGCCGCCCCGAAATCGATGTAGTAGAGCCTTCGCTGCAAATCGGCCAGGCCCTGTTGCTCACCCGCGAGCCCGATAGCCACTACGACGACTGGGCCGTGCAGGTGCACACCCATCCCACCACCCACCCGGCCAACGTGTGGCTCGGCTACTTGCCCGAGGGCCACAACGAAACAGTGGCGCGGATGCTCGACGCTGGCTTCGACATCGGGGCCCGCCTCAACCACAAATCCTGGGAGTCGGACTGGCTGCACCTCGACATTGAAGTACTAATGAACCGTTAG